The bacterium region AGCGGTGTGATAACAGTCTCTTTGCTTGTATTATTTTCGGCAGCCGCATTTTATTTTGTTCCTGCACCCCAAACGATTAACTCACCCTCGCTCCCAAAGGGATTAGGCGGTGCACTACGGGCTACTCTTGAAAACAAAAACTTCCGTTTACTCTTGGCTGCCTTCTGCTTAACCACTATTGCAGCGCAAATTCCAGCCGCCCTGATACTGTTTTTCGTCGAAGATGTGCTCCTCTTGAGCAACCCCTCCACCTATGTCCTCTATTACTTTGTGGGTGCTGCTCTGGGGTTTCCACTATGGCTCTCGGCTATTCGGAGAGTGAACAAACCGCTCCTGTGGGCTTTCGGCATATTCATCAACACAGGCTGCTTCTTGTTTGTGTTTTTCATTGATGCAGGTGATGTGGTGAGCTTCTCTCTTAGTGTTATTGGGTCTGGCATAGGACTCGGTGGCGTGCTGGCTGTACCTGCTGCAATTCAGGCAGATTTAATTCATGAAGATACCGAGACGACAGGACAACGGAGAGAGGGGAGTTTCGTTGGAGTTTGGGCAATCGTTCGAAAAATGGCAGCCGCACTCGGTGTCGCGGGGGTCCTTTGGATTCTTAGCACTCAAGGATATGTACCAGCGAATGGAGGTGAAAGAGATCTGCTTTCGAGCGATCTCACGGTTCTCATGCGCTACCTCTACTGCATTCTTCCGTGTATACTGAATGTTGCGGCCCTACCATTCATCTTTCCGCTTAAACGTAATTTTTATGATCAACTCAGAACCAAATAAAGGTTTCATACTGAAACGAATTCATTATCTCGTATCTCTATTCTTGATAGTGTGCTTCATCCATACCTCAGTAAGCGCAGAAGAAGAGACGCACGTGAAATGTCTCTCACAAGCATGCTTCTCGCTGAGCAAACGATCTTCCCAGGGCGAGGAGCTCTCCATCGTGGGTGGAAGCAGATATCGATTTTGGGGGTTTTCTGTTTATACGGTTGCTCTGTATCTTAAAAAGGAAGGGAAGCCAAAAGAATGGTGGAATGAGGCTCTCGCCTTTGAGCTTTACTATCACCGCTCACTAAAAGCCTCTGATTTCACCAAGACGGCGAGAAAGCTTATGGCAGAGAATCCTGCCTATGGTGAACAGGTGTCGAGCGATGTCTTTCAGGAATTTGCTTCCTATATAGCATCCGTCAGCGAAGGAGACCGCTACACCCTTCTCTATTCACCGGATGGAACCCTTGAACTCTTGTTCAACGGAACCTCTCGTGGGAAAGTGATAGATAAGAGCTTTGCACAGGCGTATATCGGCATGTGGCTTGGAGAATATGCGGTCAAGGAAAGCAATAGGGATCAGATACTCGCTGGCAAATTTGAAGGCTAAGGACCCCCGACGAATCAATGACTATGCCCCCCCTACAGGTGCTGCCTCCTACAGGTCGATCAATCTCTCAAATACCGAATCAATAGGATTGTACCGCATGACACACAGGCCTCGAAGAGGCGCATCAACGCTCTTTTCACCCGCATGTTTTTTGTGACAAAATCGTGGTTTGAACGGAAGGAATACGCTCTGTGAATAATCATTCGACCGAAGTCATTTGGATAACTGGAGCCAGCAGTGGCATCGGAGAGGCCCTGGTGAAACGGTTTGCTCGACGCAATATTTCAGTGGCAATCACGGCGCGTAACGAAGAGAAACTTCGAGCACTGGCACTTTGGTGTCAAAACGAGAATCAGGATCAAGAAGCTCGCGCTGACATCCGTATCTTTCCGTGCGATGTTACCGAACCCCTGGCAAATGAAAGAATTGCAAAGCAAATTAAGGAAGAGTTCGGAAATCCAATAACAATTTTCATTCCTTGTGCTGGTACGTATAGGACATCTGACAGTCATCAGTCGTTCAGTGCTCGCGAACACCGGGAGATAATGGAGCTGAACTATTTTTCTTTACTCGATGGAATTCAAGCAGTGCTTCCCGACATGCTACGAACACAACGTGGGCAAATTATTGGAGTGGCGAGTCTTGTTGGATATTTTGGTCTTCCCAGAGCCCTTGGATACTCAGCATCAAAGGCGGCTATCATCAACGCACTGCAAAGCCTTCGCTTTGAGCTAAGAGGGACAGGGGTTCAGGTGAAGGTCATTAATCCAGGATTTGTAAAAACTCCTCTTACTGATAAAAACGATTTTCCAATGCCATTTCTCGTTTCTGCGGAAGAGGCAGCAATACGTATCGAAGAGAGTCTCATGAACTCAAGGTTTGAGACTCATTTCCCACGTAAACTTTCACTCCTATTCAAAATCTTTCGTATTTTACCTCAGCCTCTCTTTGAGTTTCTCATTTCGCGTCTCGTGTATGGGTCTCATGGAAATGCTAATCAGAAGGAGCAATGAATTGACACAGAAGCGTATCGCCGTCATTGGCTCTGGAATCGCTGGGATTTCAGCTGCTTGGTACCTCCGGCAAGAATACCATGTCACTCTCTTTGAGAAACGAAGTCGTCTTGGAGGACATACCCATACAATAGTAGTGCAAGATTCACGCTCTGGAGCAACTCCAGTTGATACGGGGTTCATCGTGTGCAACGACAGAACCTATCCGTATTTTCATCGTTTCCTCGAAGAGCTCTCCGTTCCAGTCAGAGGCGCAGATATGTCCTTTGGCTACTATGATGAGAGCACCGGATTTAGCTATGGTGCCACTAGCCTACAAGGCCTAGTCCCGTCTCTCAGACACCTCTTCAATCGGCAATATATGGGAATGTGGCGAGCACTCCCTAAATTCAACAGAAACGCATTGAGAGATTTAGAAGAGGGGCATCTGAAAGGACTCACTCTTCGAGAGTATTTAAAAGAACGGAAAGTACCAAAAAGCTTTATCGAGTTATTTCTTGTGCCGATGGGAGCTGCAATCTGGTCTAGTGGAGATGATGTCTTACTGGATACTCCCGCAGAAACTTTTCTCGCATTCTTTAAAAACCACGGACTACTCACAATACTTGACCGCCCCCAGTGGCAGACCGTTGTTGGTGGAAGTCATTCATATCTTAAAGCGTTTACAAGTCAGTTTCATGGTGACATCAGGCTTTCCACGGGCGTTCGCTCAGTCAGAAGGACTGCCGATGGTGTGCTCATTGCTAGTGAACAAGGTGAGCAACAGGAGCGATTTGATGCAGTAGTTTTTGCGTGCCATGCAGACCAGATACTCCCCATGCTCTTGGATGCGAGCGCACAAGAGAACGCGCTCTTTTCGCCTTGGAGGTATCACTCTAACGCAACGATTCTGCACACTGATGTGAGTTATCTTCCTCCAAATAAAAGAACCTGGGCATCTTGGAACTATAGACGGGAGTGCGGAGAACGCGGCTCCGAGCCTCTCTCTGTGACCTATCATATGAATCGGCTTCAAGGGCTTGATTCTGCCAAGGAGTACTGTGTAACACTCAATCCGCGTAAAGAAATCTCGACTCAAGAGATAATCAAAGAACTGCATTACATGCATCCGATGTATACGCTCGATAGTGTTGCTACTCAGCAAGAGATCTATCAGCACAGTGGCTCGAACCGCACCTTTTATGTTGGAAGTTATCTGGGGTGGGGGTTTCATGAAGATGCAATCCGCTCTTCATATCAAACCGTAACGCGTCTTCTGGGAACATCTGGACAAGATTACTTTCGCCGAGCCCAAGCAGAGGCTGTATCTGTTTTTCAGGAGTCTCCGAATGCTTTCTAAAGAAATCCTCGGGGAGGTATTCCATGAGCGATTTTCTCCCCTAAAACATGGCTTTCGATATTCAGCTCGCTATTTGCAGCTTGCATTAGAAGAACTCCCAGAACTCAATAAGACTT contains the following coding sequences:
- a CDS encoding FAD-dependent oxidoreductase — translated: MGLMEMLIRRSNELTQKRIAVIGSGIAGISAAWYLRQEYHVTLFEKRSRLGGHTHTIVVQDSRSGATPVDTGFIVCNDRTYPYFHRFLEELSVPVRGADMSFGYYDESTGFSYGATSLQGLVPSLRHLFNRQYMGMWRALPKFNRNALRDLEEGHLKGLTLREYLKERKVPKSFIELFLVPMGAAIWSSGDDVLLDTPAETFLAFFKNHGLLTILDRPQWQTVVGGSHSYLKAFTSQFHGDIRLSTGVRSVRRTADGVLIASEQGEQQERFDAVVFACHADQILPMLLDASAQENALFSPWRYHSNATILHTDVSYLPPNKRTWASWNYRRECGERGSEPLSVTYHMNRLQGLDSAKEYCVTLNPRKEISTQEIIKELHYMHPMYTLDSVATQQEIYQHSGSNRTFYVGSYLGWGFHEDAIRSSYQTVTRLLGTSGQDYFRRAQAEAVSVFQESPNAF
- a CDS encoding SDR family NAD(P)-dependent oxidoreductase, yielding MRSVNNHSTEVIWITGASSGIGEALVKRFARRNISVAITARNEEKLRALALWCQNENQDQEARADIRIFPCDVTEPLANERIAKQIKEEFGNPITIFIPCAGTYRTSDSHQSFSAREHREIMELNYFSLLDGIQAVLPDMLRTQRGQIIGVASLVGYFGLPRALGYSASKAAIINALQSLRFELRGTGVQVKVINPGFVKTPLTDKNDFPMPFLVSAEEAAIRIEESLMNSRFETHFPRKLSLLFKIFRILPQPLFEFLISRLVYGSHGNANQKEQ